A window of the Chanodichthys erythropterus isolate Z2021 chromosome 21, ASM2448905v1, whole genome shotgun sequence genome harbors these coding sequences:
- the mych gene encoding myelocytomatosis oncogene homolog: MLQACSPSHDWLCDSEPLLFDDEFCLSLMKDLQSIPTPPQSPLMKPGLAKNLSTVEQLELVSELLMEDNDFLQLDWNFTGGASAAEDPLSDCLWRTDGDKPIEDKLSAVLSTSPLLSDIDTEIFAEIAGSTLDCHNVALACQALESEDLPLDSQEQIESTSDYGSLSTGGESSTSDSEEEIDVVTVRRSSTLTRSQHQQQLEDSRREQQRALKRCHFEIQQQHNYAAPRPASPAPPPSPCSAPPLKRSRGSGDSHRSTQSSGRSRSLASRQAVDTEDEEERRRTHNVMERQRRNELKNCFLRLRDNVPELSNNDKASKVVILKRAKESIRNLETENHRLTQKKDKLRERQEQLKARLERLKRL; encoded by the exons ATGTTGCAGGCTTGTTCTCCATCGCACGATTGGCTCTGCGACTCCGAGCCGCTGCTGTTTGACGACGAGTTTTGCCTGAGTCTCATGAAGGACCTGCAGTCTATCCCCACGCCGCCCCAGTCCCCTCTGATGAAACCCGGGCTCGCGAAGAACTTGTCCACGGTGGAGCAGTTGGAGTTGGTGTCTGAACTGTTAATGGAGGATAACGACTTTCTCCAACTGGACTGGAACTTTACCGGCGGCGCTTCAGCCGCGGAGGATCCGCTCTCGGACTGCCTGTGGCGCACCGACGGAGACAAACCGATCGAGGATAAACTCTCAGCGGTGCTCTCCACGAGTCCCTTGCTCTCCGATATTGACACTGAGATTTTTGCTGAGATCGCCGGCTCTACGCTGGATTGCCACAATGTGGCGCTCGCTTGTCAAGCTCTGGAGAGCGAGGACTTACCGCTGGACAGCCAGGAGCAGATCGAGTCCACGTCTGATTACGGTTCACTGTCCACCGGGGGAGAATCATCTACAAGCGATTCTG AGGAGGAGATTGATGTTGTGACCGTCCGGCGGTCGAGCACCCTGACACGTTCTCAACACCAGCAGCAGTTGGAGGACAGCCGGCGTGAGCAGCAGCGTGCTCTCAAGCGCTGTCACTTTGAAATTCAACAACAGCACAACTACGCCGCCCCACGGCCCGCCTCTCCCGCTCCCCCGCCCTCCCCCTGTTCCGCGCCCCCTCTCAAACGCTCCCGAGGGTCCGGAGACTCCCACCGAAGCACGCAGAGTTCAGGACGCTCCCGAAGTCTGGCCTCCCGACAGGCCGTGGACACGGAGGACGAAGAAGAGAGGCGGAGGACGCACAACGTGATGGAGAGGCAGAGGCGGAACGAGCTAAAGAACTGTTTCCTTAGGCTACGGGACAACGTCCCCGAACTGTCCAATAACGACAAGGCTTCCAAGGTGGTGATTTTAAAGCGGGCAAAAGAAAGCATCCGAAATCTGGAAACGGAGAACCACAGACTTACACAGAAGAAAGATAAACTCAGAGAACGACAAGAACAGCTGAAAGCCAGACTGGAGCGGCTCAAGAGACTGTGA